A window of Methylomonas sp. 11b genomic DNA:
GTGGAGGTTTTCGGCAGGCAAATGGATTAAATAAAAATTGTTGGCTTGATCATTGCTTACAGCCATCCTCGAGCACCAGCACAGCCATCCGCCCGTTCATAAAGGAATAAGCAATGACCCAAATAAGACCATCCGTAACCGCACGCGGCCGCAAACCAAACCGGCCATTGCGTAAATCCCAAACCTGGCAGCAAGCGGCGTTAATTGTGCTGGGTACCGCGCTTAGCGTCTCGGCCTTATCAGGACCGAGCGTGTTCCCTACAGGCACCACACGCTACGACCCGGGCAAAGCGTATAACTCGTTTGTATTGTTCAGCGGCGGCGACAACATCGCGCATCTGATCGATTTAAACGGCAATTCCGTTCACGAATGGCCGGATGCCGCCAGCCACAGCACCCTTATCAATCCCGCCGTGAGCGGCGGTAAACTGGGACATGTATTTGTCACGCAGGAAACGACCGAAGGCAAAGGAACCGATCTGGTGCCAGGACAAGTGAGTAAGAAGATCACCAAAACCATCGCCGAGCTGGACTGGGACGGCAAAACCGTCTGGAGCTTCGGCGACAAAGCGCCTGGCGCCGCCGCGCAACAACATCATGACTGGGCCAGATTACCCAACGGCAATACCGTGGTATTGGCTAACCTCGTGCATCCGGTGAAAGGCTTTAAGCAACCGCAAGTGCTAGACGATGTGATTTATGAAGTCAATCCGGCAGGCGAAGTGGTCTGGAAATGGATTGCCTCGGAGCATTTGCAGGAATTTGGCTTTACGCCGGCCGAACTTAAATTGGTCCGCAACGCCGAGATTGCCGACTACCTGCATGTGAACAATCTAAAAGTAGTCGGCCCGAACCGCTGGTATGCGGCCGGCGACCAGCGTTTTCATCCCGATAATCTATTGATCGATGCGCGCAACGCTAATTTCATAATCATCATCGACCGCAAGACCGGCAAAGTGGTCTGGAACCTGGGACCGCACTACCCAGCCGCGTCCATCGAAGAACAACTGGCCCGCAAAGTACCGCGCCCGGTCGATCAAATCAGTGCCCAACACGATGCGCA
This region includes:
- a CDS encoding arylsulfotransferase family protein, yielding MTQIRPSVTARGRKPNRPLRKSQTWQQAALIVLGTALSVSALSGPSVFPTGTTRYDPGKAYNSFVLFSGGDNIAHLIDLNGNSVHEWPDAASHSTLINPAVSGGKLGHVFVTQETTEGKGTDLVPGQVSKKITKTIAELDWDGKTVWSFGDKAPGAAAQQHHDWARLPNGNTVVLANLVHPVKGFKQPQVLDDVIYEVNPAGEVVWKWIASEHLQEFGFTPAELKLVRNAEIADYLHVNNLKVVGPNRWYAAGDQRFHPDNLLIDARNANFIIIIDRKTGKVVWNLGPHYPAASIEEQLARKVPRPVDQISAQHDAHIIPEGLPGAGNLLVFDNQGIAGYPPAPVPRTGGSRVLEIDPIKKEIVWQYTGESSGGPSWSFRSTHISAARRLPNGNTFIDEGQSGRLFQVTADGDIVWEYINPYFRTGKDAVTGHATANNSLYRGQPVPYDWVPAGTPHSEKPVSPPELSKFRIPAVPAL